A genomic segment from Triticum dicoccoides isolate Atlit2015 ecotype Zavitan chromosome 1A, WEW_v2.0, whole genome shotgun sequence encodes:
- the LOC119287575 gene encoding actin-depolymerizing factor 10-like isoform X1, with protein MALAAAAALAWPCLGGNSPAWIDVPERSKSAFMELKRRKVHRYVIFKIDDSTEEVVVEKTGAPGESYDDFTASLPVDDCRYAVYDLDFVSDDNCRKSKIFFISWSPDDSRIRAKTIYAVSRNQFRHELDGVHFEIQATDPGDMDLEVLRVRANRT; from the exons atggcgctggcggcggcggcggccttggcGTGGCCATGCCTG GGTGGGAACTCGCCGGCGTGGATTGACGTCCCGGAGCGGAGCAAGAGCGCGTTCATGGAGCTGAAGAGGAGGAAGGTGCACCGGTACGTGATATTCAAGATCGACGACAGCACGGAGGAGGTCGTGGTCGAGAAGACCGGTGCGCCCGGGGAGAGCTATGACGACTTCACGGCCTCGCTGCCTGTCGACGACTGCCGCTACGCCGTCTACGACCTGGATTTCGTCAGCGACGACAACTGCCGCAAGAGCAAGATTTTCTTCATCTCCTG GTCTCCTGATGATTCTCGCATCCGTGCAAAGACCATATATGCTGTGTCGAGGAATCAATTCCGCCACGAGCTCGACGGGGTGCACTTTGAGATCCAGGCAACTGACCCTGGCGACATGGACTTGGAAGTTCTCAGGGTCCGTGCTAATAGAACCTGA
- the LOC119287575 gene encoding actin-depolymerizing factor 10-like isoform X2, with protein sequence MEFLGFTLMGGNSPAWIDVPERSKSAFMELKRRKVHRYVIFKIDDSTEEVVVEKTGAPGESYDDFTASLPVDDCRYAVYDLDFVSDDNCRKSKIFFISWSPDDSRIRAKTIYAVSRNQFRHELDGVHFEIQATDPGDMDLEVLRVRANRT encoded by the exons ATGGAGTTTCTTGGGTTTACGCTCATG GGTGGGAACTCGCCGGCGTGGATTGACGTCCCGGAGCGGAGCAAGAGCGCGTTCATGGAGCTGAAGAGGAGGAAGGTGCACCGGTACGTGATATTCAAGATCGACGACAGCACGGAGGAGGTCGTGGTCGAGAAGACCGGTGCGCCCGGGGAGAGCTATGACGACTTCACGGCCTCGCTGCCTGTCGACGACTGCCGCTACGCCGTCTACGACCTGGATTTCGTCAGCGACGACAACTGCCGCAAGAGCAAGATTTTCTTCATCTCCTG GTCTCCTGATGATTCTCGCATCCGTGCAAAGACCATATATGCTGTGTCGAGGAATCAATTCCGCCACGAGCTCGACGGGGTGCACTTTGAGATCCAGGCAACTGACCCTGGCGACATGGACTTGGAAGTTCTCAGGGTCCGTGCTAATAGAACCTGA